Below is a genomic region from Hevea brasiliensis isolate MT/VB/25A 57/8 unplaced genomic scaffold, ASM3005281v1 Scaf377, whole genome shotgun sequence.
TCAGAACATGAACATTTACTAAAGATCCTTATGTCATCTTATAGCGAAATAATTCCCTTAATACCTCATACCGCACATTTCTGCATTTTGAATCAAACAACTCCTTGAGATGCAAAATGATAGTTCGAGAATCcatattctcatgctgcttttgaagTTCAGGAGACATGCTAGCCAACATCACACATGTGGCTTGCTCATCATCATCTGTATGACAAATGTACTCATTCAGTACCTCTTCAGGAGCATCAACAGGAGGAATATTGGGTTTGGCACGTTCAAGGACATATAGCCTCTTTTCTTGCTTGAGAACAATTCTCAAGTTTCTGTACTAGTCCAAGAAATTTGGTCCAGTCAACTTATTAGCATCCAGTATGCTACGTAGGAAATGGTTGTTACTCATGGTGATATTAGTGATCTACAAATGCAAAGATAAAATTGTATTAATTTCATGTATATAATTTTCATTAACCAAATTAATATAAGGTCTTTAATATCCATTTGGTCTCCCACTATTTTACTCAAATTAATAGCCCTCACCATTGATTCAGGAAATTTAATGCATTAATTTTCTTAGTGGGCTAGGaccccatttaattttatttgacctTGAGTGTGCTcaacaaatcaaaataaaattaaattaggtAGATAACTATTTATCAATCACATATCTATGTGACTCCTAGATCAGTTAGGTGACAATTATTTGTCTAAACATAATTTTATGTTTCTCCTAACTATGCCTCTGATTCTACATGATCATGAGTGTGCTCATCCAAATCATGTAAATCAGTTAAGTAAAACCCATTGTTCAGAAATATCCAATATTTCATAGCCATAAACATGTTCGAGAGAAAAGCAACCTTGAGTGTGCTCAACAAGTTAACTTTAATATAGAACTTAGGTTTATGCTATAACAATGGAAGGCATCATGTTCATAACATGTACTTAATATTTGAATGAGGGATTTTAGGTCTATGCCAATTTTTAGGTCTCATTATTTAACATGCTAGCAATATCatacatcatatatatatataacatacaCCCCTAGCATGCATTTCTAATCGGATGATTATGGACTTTACTAAATAATTCTCTCGAGCCATTTGAGAGAATTATAGGGTCAAAAACCTAGGTAGTAGCAATGTAGGACTTCATAAGTCTTCTCAACAGCTCCTTGAAGTACATTCATTAGCTCCTCTTTTTGCTTACAGTTACAAATAATTTTCCTATCTACTCTTTCTAAAACTATATAACGTTTACATATTTCAGAAATAGAAACCTCGAGTTACATTCGAGGGGAGTAAGATGAGAAAAGAATTTACAACATAGAATATAAGAGAAGACAGGGAACACAGTCTCTATTTATGAATATATAGGCATTCAACTATATAAAaaacaatcacattggtctttagtCCATAACCATCCATCATGCattataatcaaattaaaatgcataaaaaaatttaatcatcTTCATTGATGTTGTTGGTTTCATgtgtaattaaaataatatttctaacaattagaaatattaaatcaaAAAATATGTATAATGTTCCTCCCACTAAATAATTCTATTTAATTGTCTTGAAAACAATTTCCTTTAATTAATAAGTaatttaatcacaattaaatacctattaatttaacaaaacaattaaattaaattttatgctACCCAATGccatatataatttagaaataattttctaatattatatatatgtgaATTAAAcattattttaattcaatatctAATCTAATTagataaataaaatctaaaacaatTTTAGATACACCATAATCTACCATTTAATTTTAGAAAACACATgttcaaaaattaatattgaattaaacaatttaattcaataaattcCTTTATCCAAATtccctaaattaattttagaaactaatttttaaaattaatattaaattaaattattttaattaaatttaaaagtataattgCAAAATAGAATAAAAGAAGACCAAGGTAATTTGGGAACATGGAATTTTTAATGGCATTTTTGTGATTTGCTAAGCCAAAAGGCACAACAAAATAACTGGTGGCATTTTTGTAAATAAGCTGCAATGGCAAACTTGCAATTTTACTTAAAATGAAGGGTAAATTGGTTCAGTGGCAAAACTGTAATTCTGCCCAAAATAAGGTGAGCAGACAGCACCCTTCCCCTCTCTCAATCTGGTTCATCGTGAACCAGAAGCAGCCATGGAGGCCACCAGCACCGCCGCACCAGAACTGGCCCTCGCATCAGCCAGCCCACGCTGCCACAAGGCCGGCGACGCACAGGGATATCTCCGGCAGCTTTGCAAACACGTCCAGCCACCATGTGTGATCCAGAGCAGCAGATCACAGCCCGATCTCCTCCATTTTTCTGTTGCCGGAAGCCACCATACCAGCCATGAGGAGTGCCGGTCACCATCTTGCTGATGGGTATACCCATTTACGCAGCTGGGTGGCGATTAATCTTCACCGACAAATTTTCATGGATGCTCAAATGGGTTTCATGCAAAAATTCTCCAAATTGGTtcaatctcaaaatttttcaaaatttactttaattcAAATTGATTTTGTAGATCTAAAATTTTAAGATAACAAAACttaaatctcaaaatctcaaaatttcataacCAAATTTGAGcagaggaaaagaaaaaaattgggaGAAACAATATATAATCACATGAATTTAATACTCAAATTAACACCAACAACAATAAATCAttccataattaattaaaatggctCTGATGCCACTGTTAGGAAGCATTAATTCTCAATTAAACAAGATCAACTTTAATTAAGTAtgaaataatgataattaaaattttattatttaacaaATTATCTCAAACAACTTAAAGAATTTTCTAACAACTGAGTCGAGTTGTGAGGAAATTCTCCAAGACACTCTTAGAGAATATTGGGAGTTTTGAGTGCTAGctcctttctttcttctctcACTAGTCAAGAAAGGAAGACAAACTTTCCTATTTATAGGGAACAaccttttataattataaatttaactctttaaatttgttaattataaattGACCCCTTATAGGAATTATAATTCACATAATTAATTCCTATAATtctagaaattttaaattaagtctACACTTAATTATTAGGATATTAAGCAgtgtaaataaaatttaaacttcAATCCTTAAGTCTctagaattatttttatcaagtcCAACTTGATAATCCAATTTAATTCCTCACTTACAATTTTTATGTGTGTGACCCATTAGGTTCCTAATATGTTGGCcacaaatataattaaaaaaaattaatgcttTAATTTTATCGTCAATTTacaattgattaattatatttgtagatCATTATTGACATCTATCAATGTGTAACGATCACCCAAATATTAGAATTTGTCAAAGTGGTTTGACTAACTTTTCTGTGATCAGTCTGTCAGtgtaattaatatattttcatCATAATATTTCTATTTATACATTGATGCATGGAATGTGTCTGCTATGTATAAATCATTTCTGTCCTCCCAAtatgattgattaattaaataagatctCAATCTTATTTTACCTTGCGCAAGGATTTAACAATCCATACTGGCCAAGaacaattgaaatatttttcttaattaccTAAGGTGATGAATTCTATCTTAACAATTAAATATCTCTACGCAGTTCATATTATATCCAACAATTGTTACATTCGTTATCTTTACATAGAATGACATGTGAGCGGTATCAAAACACAGTAATTTCTATATAAGATAACTTAATGTCTCAAGTCTAAGGATCATTTATACGACTGTCATGTGAGTCTTTTCATAGACACAGGTAAACTTCTGTATGGAATCCTCGTGCGGGTCAGTACAGTGAACTTGTCACCACAAGCACTTACACGTTGGTTCTAGGTATCTCACATACCTCAGCTTAATGAGAACTGTTGCTTCTtttcataaagaaaataatacaACGTGTACTGGTCTCAACGGTTATATCAATGTCCAATCTCAATATAACATTAATCAGGAACATTTTGAAATAATGCTATAATGCAGTCGGAATCTCATAATTATAACAACATTATAATTTTCACTGCCATGCATATAGGTCCCATGGActttatctttattaattaatattcattacaattaaattaaatattaaagatAAAGTAGCATTTTATTAAGAATAAAGTATATACATATATTAAGTGATCACACATGCAACTAATATATTGGCTGCAGTGCACATACACTAACATCTATACCCCACGCACAACCCATGGAATCAAAGAGCTTTTGACCTTTTCTGACAAGACCTGCGTCTCTACAACCTTATAAGACTCCAGCAAATGTAATCTCATCAAGGTTGGCTCTAGATCTTAGCATGCATGCTAAAACCTGTAATACGTGATACCAACAACCACGGTTTGAATAAGCTAATATCATTGAAGTCCATGACACAACGTACTTGGCCGCAAGCTAATGAAAAATAAAGCTAGCTCAGAGGACATCAACGCAATAAATGCGTCATGCTCAAACCCAAGATGAATCACTAGGCCATGATCTTGCATGATTAAGCTACAGTGTGCTATAACATTTTGTCAATACACTTATGATAGTAGTCTCATTTGGTTTAAAATGGGACTGAAGCATAAGGATTAGGTACTTCAGGCAACACCTCCTGGCCCATCTCTTGCATGCCCATCAATCATCGCATTCCAATTCACAATATTCTTTTCTGGCATCAAATTAAAGAGCTCGCTAGCTTCAACCAAGCTGCCTTGATCAACATATGCTGTGATCAACTGATCATAGCATTCTATGCCCCTTTTAGGCATCTGATCAAAATACGCCCTTGCGTGTTTGGTCATTCCATTTCAAGCCAGACCTGTGAACAATGTCGTCCAAGAAACTGCATTCCTTGGAGGCATTGAATTAAATAGTTGAATGGCTTCATTTAGCAACCCGAAATGATAATATTCCAAGAATATAGATTCCGCTGGGGCATATGATAGAAAAGATCAAAGGACTTATCAATTCTATCATTCTCGACATAAGACTTGACCATAACAGTccaagaaatatttttttttctctggaatttgatataaaaaaaaaaacatgatcAGCTTGATCAATGAAACCATTTTGAGCAAAACCCACAACCACAATAGTCCAGGAGACCACGTTCTAGTCAGGAATTTGATGGAAAAGCTAAAGAGCCTCATCAACTTCCCCAATCATGAAATACCCAGAAACCAAACTGGTCCAAGAAAACACATTTCTCTCCACCATATGAACAAAAGCTTCACGAGCATAATCGAGCTGACCAGCCTTGACGTAACCGCTGATCGTTGCAGAATCAACAACAGCATTTCTTTCTAGCTTTGCCCAAAAAATCCTCTCAGCTTGGAGAAGATCATTGCTTTTCAAATAAGCAATAATCATCGAAGCTTAAGAAAGGATGTCCAGGTGAGGCATTTAATCGAACATATTCCTCGCTTACTTGACATTGCCATGACGGCCCAGACCACTTATCTTTGTGCTACAGCCATATGTATTGTAAACGATTACCCTCAGCTTCGAATTTCCAGTGATGGAAACGGGAATGCGATTCTTGAAGCTCGATGGATTCTGTTTCGCAAAAGAAGGAAAGAAGGGATTTAAATGGCGAAGACAACGAAGCTTACTTGATGATATGAATCAAGACACCATAACCGCGATGATGATAATTCATATTCAAACCAAAACCATATTTCTTAATCGTCAATTCAATAATCAAGTTCATCGTTGCAATGATTTTAAGGTACGAGCTTCCCAATCTCAAGGGTGAAGCGGCAGAGAGAGAGATAGGCGGTTGGTGCTACAGCTAGGTGGTGCTGCAGCCTACAGAATAATTAGTTCATAGTACATTAAagatttaattatgaaaattttattttataagtattattttttatttaatttaattataatttatattcaacataattataattttaaaaatgatttcAATATAATTATTGAATAACCAGAAGCCAATGATATACACATTCAACATGGAAATAGCAAAGAGAAAAACTTAATCATATTAGTATTAACTATATGATTAACCCAGGCGCCAACAGCCAAAGCAAATCCCAGGTCAATACAGATCATTTTAATTTGTAAAGCAAAACCCCCTCAAGATTAACATAAAATAGTAGAGCAGACTTGTTATCATTTAGTTAGGCAGAGAGTTGGTAGCTCCAGAAGCAGCAGCAGCATTATTCTCTCCTTGCTTCTTCTCATAGTAATGATAGATTGCTGCACTTGAGAGCACTGCAAGTGTCAAGGCTTGTGCATGCATCCTGCAACATCAAAAAACCCACTAAAATACAAGTATATGAGGCAAAAACCTGGCAGAACAAAgactatataaatataaaatatatgtacCTGGCATGGATAAGCCTGAGACTTGGCTTTAGAGGAGTTTTTGTACGTGTATAAGCCAGTGATCCTCCAACTGCTGTTGCCCACAGTGCTCCTGCAATACCCAACACACATCATGCATGCTATGATAAGGTTCTTATATGATAAAAAGAAATGAGTTAGTATAATTAATATTCTTGTTACTGACCAATGCTGGTAAGCTTGTGCTCTGAAACCCAAGATTGAAATGCCTCCATTTTCTTGAATTCTTTCTTGATGAGGCTGTAACAGATGTCTAGAAAGTGAACTAGAGATGGATTGAGTGGGTGGAAGTGGCAAGCAAGGGGAGGATTGGTATTTATAATAGACAAGGAAGATGTTGAAACATGTGCGTAGCTCTGTTATCATCTTTCTTTTTCGCCCCTTGGTTTAgtgctttcacctttttcttggAACACTGGAACCTTAAACTAGAGGCTCCCCTCAGTCCTC
It encodes:
- the LOC110643008 gene encoding uncharacterized protein LOC110643008 — its product is MEAFQSWVSEHKLTSIGALWATAVGGSLAYTRTKTPLKPSLRLIHARMHAQALTLAVLSSAAIYHYYEKKQGENNAAAASGATNSLPN